ACAGTTGCCGGTGCTACCGTGAATACTTCATAATCAATTATAGTAAAGTTATAATCACCAAATAAATGTCCAAATGCATACGCATTAGGACCGTCATACGAATGAGGAAAATTTGAATACGACTCCATATTTACGTTACAGTTATTTGAGATTAATAAATCGGCTCCAGCCCCGAATATAGGTCCACAGCTGAAAATGACAATGTAGACATTTATAATACCAGTACGCCTGGTTCGTACCCGTACGTCTGAGCAAAGTGACTTACTCTGGATGATAGCAAATAGCGTACGGTTTCTTCACTATATCGAACTTTGTCGGTGGTTCGTTGTTGTAGTTCAGCGCGAACAGGAACGCTTTTTCCGAATGTAAATATCCTCCTTTCCGGTTTGTTTTGGCAAACGCAACGTCCGTAAATCCCCCACTGATGGCTCCATTAGAACTCTGCAcaattaaatattcaaaccTTATCATTGTCGTAGATGAATCATAAGTGATAAATGAGCTGTAAACTTACCAAAGCAATTATAAACAGTGGTGCTACTCCATCACAATGACGATGGAATGCGGATGCGGCGAATCCGTTTGTGGAGGCACGGTACACCATACGCCACGTTTGCTTTGCTGCCCCGAACCAACCGTTCAGGGTACCTTGGAAATGGATTTTATCGTTTTTCAATATAGCGGACCCATGGAACAGATTCAGCATTAAACGTGGCTGCAATCGTTTATCATTTTCTGTTAACGGTCCGGTCGGCACGGGCACTGTAGAGGCGGCTGCTGTGGGCAACTTGTTGGAGTGCAGAGCAGCTCTACGATATCTTTCGAGCGATAGCTCTATCGGCACGGCACCGGTCGGTTCCACCTCTTCAGCAAACACCTGACTGTCGATTAGGAACAACCGTACGTGTGAAATAACCGGTGCTAAATATTGGCACACGCGTTGCCTTTCCTCCTCCGTCCAGTGAGCAGTGGGCTGGGTCACTCCGGCTTGATTCTTCGCCCAGGCCAGCACACAACGCCAAACGTCTTCCTCCTCTAGTCCCAGCTGAAAAATAAAGACCAGAAATTAGTACTAAGACTTTCACCTGAGTGATCATCCTGTTACTTACATTGTCATACGAGATTACTTGAATCAATCCTTCTTTAGTCAGGTTCAGAAATGCATTCGTTTTGACGCACTCCGAAGCATTCTCAGCTATGTATGTGATGCATTTATCTAGGAACGATGCGGCACATTTGGCACCTGAAAACAGAAGTTTTAAACCGCATGCCGAGGACAAGTGGGATTATTAAAACTCGAGCATTTTAGCATTTCTTTACCAATCacattaacacacacacacggaaagGGTTTAATTTCGTAGATGCAAACTCGCATCTACAAACACTTTATTAGTCTTTCACCCGGTtggctgctggtgttgcttaTCCGAAGCACTTAGTATCAATAAACCATCTTCGCGCATctaatttcttaaatttaatgtAATTTAAGGTACTGCGAAACACAACTCAATTGTACGCAACACCGGCTAATTCTGCACGTTCTGGATGAGTGTTATGTTGTCTCCTTTCAGCATGATACGCCCAAGCTGGCgtcgagtttgtttttttatattaaactcTTCCGCCTCGTCTAGCACCAGATTCATATACTCGTCGAAACCGACTGAAAATAAAGCATTGAAGAGTGGCGATTATTTCCCATTTTGCTGTGTTGACACAAACCCAAGCAAGGTTATGTGCCAGACCGCCATCCCGGCTTACGCGCTTACCAATGTGTCCTTCTATTCGCAGATGCGTGTTTTCGTACAGCCACACTTGCACTCGAGATCGATTCTGTAGGTATCGGAAAATAAGGTTGATGGGTTGAACCATCACCTTTTGCACTTTGGAGCCTTTGAATGACATTTTTAGCTATTTTACAGCGTTTGGAAAATATACAactttgtttgccttttcttGGACGCCAAGGTGTAAATGGGCAAAGCGTATGGTCAGCTCATTGTAATCATTTTGAAGTTTGTTCCTGTCCCAAACACGCCATATTGCATGAAACATGACAGACACGCAGCCTGTACCGATCTGTCATTTTTGAAACTGTTCGACTGTATCTTTCGAACAGATTCCacattcgagcagtttttcgTTATtaagattattttattttattttatttaaacgaaagaaaaacattttaacATTCCCTGAAAAGCACACttcaaaattaacacaaataaaaaaacacacatatatatacgTACATTCCCAATTTAAAATGCTTCCAAGTTTGAGTAGcatattattaaaaacatgGTTTTCAGGCTGTTAAATTTGCTTGCTTTCAGATAAACAGGctttcccgagttacgcggttctcgTCTTACGCAGATTCGGAGATACAtagttttcttaatttgacatagcaaatgtcaaatcagtgcaatttgcttcaagaattGTCCAATGCAgtataaaatgcatttttgctgATAAATTTAATCAACTTAAAAGCCAAAAATATCAGAATGTTCTGCGCGAATtctatcaaataaatgattaagtgtataaaagtactaaaatgattaaaatataTCGAGTAATCAATTATATTTGGGTCGAAAATCGCGAGAtacgacttacgcggattcatCGGGCATGCACAACCGCGTAATTTCTTTGATAACGATTTcagatttttgtgtttttatatgaTCGATTTGATATGAGTCGATCCTAACAGAGTCAATTCGTTGTAttcaattctgattctgattcgTCAATTCTGAGGAAAAATGCATCCTTATACATGCCGTATGCGTCTTAATGCAAATGcattgctgttgaaaaatatttttctggtTTTATTTGCCCACTGCACAGTGGGCAACCGCCATACAAACGccgggatgaaaatcaattcctcGTGCTATTgtaatttttcttcattcaataCAATTTCTCTTACTATACAGGGTAGTCCTATACTAAAATCGTCAAGGCAGCGAATAAAACTTAATAATTATTGCTCACAACATTGCACTATTGCGTATCAGTTAACAGCATCAATAATAATTGTTAGGAATTAAAACGAAGGCGGAATAAGTTTCTGACTGAAAACgaatttttaaagtattacgcgctaaaaaagttgtgtttttcatgGTTTGTTTGGAAAAGAGCCGATTACTATCTTACTAccttttttaaactgtttttcctctcttcaGCTTTGT
This genomic interval from Anopheles merus strain MAF chromosome 3L, AmerM5.1, whole genome shotgun sequence contains the following:
- the LOC121600027 gene encoding uncharacterized protein LOC121600027 — translated: MKYEISYHSDSETMGSRAQSVICDKVLAGLPQLLDDLQKLSEDQDTADIVFVLGTGEERVYAHRIILMARCKSFQNTKRGEICRIPGCTVSTSAPGTPTPIRLPHIEPDIFRQFILYVYTAKIMLQDSKVFEMMTLAQDMGVEELKIACEDHVSKTMSVANACTFLTAVMEIKEKACGAKCAASFLDKCITYIAENASECVKTNAFLNLTKEGLIQVISYDNLGLEEEDVWRCVLAWAKNQAGVTQPTAHWTEEERQRVCQYLAPVISHVRLFLIDSQVFAEEVEPTGAVPIELSLERYRRAALHSNKLPTAAASTVPVPTGPLTENDKRLQPRLMLNLFHGSAILKNDKIHFQGTLNGWFGAAKQTWRMVYRASTNGFAASAFHRHCDGVAPLFIIALSSNGAISGGFTDVAFAKTNRKGGYLHSEKAFLFALNYNNEPPTKFDIVKKPYAICYHPDCGPIFGAGADLLISNNCNVNMESYSNFPHSYDGPNAYAFGHLFGDYNFTIIDYEVFTVAPATVPAGNKLKHERYP
- the LOC121600028 gene encoding probable small nuclear ribonucleoprotein E yields the protein MSFKGSKVQKVMVQPINLIFRYLQNRSRVQVWLYENTHLRIEGHIVGFDEYMNLVLDEAEEFNIKKQTRRQLGRIMLKGDNITLIQNVQN